The Ranitomeya variabilis isolate aRanVar5 chromosome 7, aRanVar5.hap1, whole genome shotgun sequence genome includes a window with the following:
- the LOC143785153 gene encoding up-regulator of cell proliferation-like, whose product MDDPRRKTEELLGMLLDGGEDACQQFLEDLKQNPHLFPWILRILSDAEADNAMFKMMLEDLGLGAFVQQKLSLSKVQSIICDVRMSDATCNSVKDIPMHLLRHLMALNIQEAFRSFDFNLESARSNSQLNISGNVPGPVHPLDVLCGLLHCSDNFLRQEIIRRMSMCQVPVPLLLPAGEGGDGTFLLWAMRSIIMESVSPSLVDHRALTEDSVVNIPLPVFSFVSLGKSRCTSIAEIMKQILTAQQRSKDNCLQRVMDWGDMPRIISHGLVEISWFFPAYRIHMNPLEKPFALVNLNEDLQTSMRQFEFLTKVSSAVFILMENLTKQQWDFLLHVGGSDNNYYFIYQDQFTQESNQFCRQLFSDFGLNERKFLMQSDKKLNEKLQLILRDIIQESPKKMTLRDMSVEAEKLHFYSDENLPGCEYGRLYSKDLIDDIVSAMKYAGGDVKQQQNLKMQIAEVEKELCRLRHQGELCIADYKAELIHKSHDLLKDQSQYNHSDIMENLRYAFTYLNIVEQQYFLKWTQFQKSSANAMMDNMIQEDVFSRIGWMYEADVLVGSTPEGVRLCANFPKAAADLLLQGIPVQLIDGDTSRIHLQWITDVLIELHTKTKGKCRIRVISILGVQGTGKSTLLNTMFGLQFPVARRQCTHGALMSLIKVEEKDLGCDFFVVIDCEGLRALQNAPVEESFHHDNELATLVVGLSDIAIINMALGSISEMGNILQIVTHALIRMKGNRQKPNCLLVYQTMDRVSSGGELMLNREMLRIGAESSKFLQFYDVIDNFLPYHILTDDWVIPPFDLKTSCYSEKVVELRKHLLQIIKDLSQSASFRNVQNFTEDMKVLWNSINHENYIFRFKNILEGNIYTELYEKFLELEWNLCRKMSRWWANIQEDTSKHPPGELHIHVLVQKVLTMLNEEERMMKESLQIYFTGNSEDMNIRIAKKFEAEFMDKIQSLRSKLETQYITTCSKIKILASGLKDTIVEEFTREELDLHETSFDVELYWNGAVTKYQSMIVYYNVQEEFLKLLRQDMRTKGSKITELIHGISNLSDYAPASLTYGAGYADRYGNINMENDPAYQSKRDSITKFLLGKSSKYVWKMIASKAEYDSAHCMNLLKMVNDVIHAGTMPYTDLFTLNLKLQILAQAVPHFQKMQKDSIRECVALYDVEHLRDEAICCLKYVQRDKIIANNYCQVCLKPAVEVKVKKILKHRLVNDFANCMCAERRRMRPSGHPRGQRCIHHPPVVDTLENICTRYTNQDEIRVLLANIISSVTEDIRQVLTHPDALKRGNIRDLLSALWSVLPVLPGVRRDMLKAPYRVTVSVAQWASYLECFVNKLEEQLQEEFRSSIEELYMECPYLIH is encoded by the exons ATGGATGATCCGAGGAGGAAGACAGAAGAACTCTTGGGCATGTTATTGGACGGAGGGGAAGACGCTTGTCAACAGTTTTTGGAGGATTTGAAACAAAATCCCCATTTGTTTCCCTGGATTTTACGCATCCTGAGTGACGCGGAAGCTG ATAATGCGATGTTCAAGATGATGTTAGAAGATTTAGGTCTAGGTGCATTTGTACAACAGAAGCTGTCGCTTTCAAAAGTCCAAAGTATCATTTGTGATGTGCGAATGTCAGATGCTACCTGCAATTCCGTCAAGGACATCCCCATGCATCTTCTAAGACATCTCATGGCGTTGAATATCCAAGAAGCTTTTAGAAGCTTTGACTTTAATCTTGAATCTGCCAGAAGTAATTCACAACTGAACATTTCAGGTAATGTACCAGGACCTGTTCACCCTCTAGATGTTCTCTGCGGTCTCCTCCATTGCTCAGACAATTTCCTACGACAAGAGATCATAAGAAGGATGTCCATGTGTCAGGTCCCTGTTCCTCTGCTCCTTCCAGCTGGTGAAGGAGGAGACGGCACATTTTTATTGTGGGCAATGAGAAGTATTATCATGGAAAGCGTTTCTCCATCATTGGTTGACCATAGGGCATTGACTGAAGACAGTGTCGTAAACATTCCTTTGCCAGTCTTTTCCTTTGTAAGTCTTGGCAAGAGTCGATGCACGTCCATAGCCGAAATTATGAAGCAAATTTTAACTGCTCAACAGAGGAGTAAGGATAATTGCTTGCAAAGAGTGATGGACTGGGGAGATATGCCGAGAATTATTTCACATGGTTTGGTGGAAATATCTTGGTTTTTTCCTGCCTACCGAATTCACATGAATCCACTTGAAAAACCTTTTGCATTGGTAAATCTAAATGAAGATTTACAGACAAGTATGAGGCAGTTTGAGTTTTTAACAAAGGTGTCCTCTGCTGTGTTCATACTTATGGAAAATTTGACCAAACAACAGTGGGACTTCCTATTACATGTCGGGGGCAGTGACAATAATTACTATTTCATATACCAAGACCAGTTCACCCAAGAATCAAACCAATTTTGTAGACAATTATTTTCAGACTTTGGCCTCAATGAGCGGAAATTTCTGATGCAATCAGACAAGAAGCTGAATGAAAAGTTACAGCTTATTTTGAGAGATATCATCCAAGAATCTCCTAAAAAAATGACATTGAGAGACATGTCGGTGGAAGCCGAAAAACTTCACTTTTATAGTGATGAAAACCTACCTGGCTGTGAATATGGAAGATTATACTCTAAAGACCTCATTGATGATATTGTAAGTGCAATgaaatatgcaggaggagatgtaaAACAGCAGCAAAATCTAAAAATGCAAATTGCGGAAGTCGAAAAAGAGTTGTGTCGCCTGAGAcaccaaggagaactttgcatagcAGACTACAAAGCTGAACTAATCCATAAAAGCCATGATCTCCTGAAAGATCAAAGTCAATACAATCACAGCGACATAATGGAAAATCTACGATATGCATTTACTTACCTGAACATCGTAGAACAACAATATTTCCTAAAATGGACACAGTTTCAAAAATCCTCTGCAAACGCCATGATGGATAATATGATACAAGAAGATGTGTTTTCTAGGATCGGATGGATGTATGAAGCAGATGTTCTGGTAGGGAGCACACCAGAAGGTGTGAGGCTATGTGCCAATTTTCCTAAAGCAGCTGCAGATCTTCTCCTACAAGGAATTCCAGTCCAGCTCATTGATGGAGATACTTCCAGAATACATCTGCAGTGGATCACTGATGTCCTGATTGAACTGCACACCAAAACAAAAGGGAAATGCAGAATACGAGTGATATCCATTCTAGGAGTCCAAGGTACAGGGAAGTCCACCCTTCTGAACACCATGTTTGGTCTACAGTTTCCAGTGGCCCGTAGGCAATGCACACATGGAGCCTTAATGAGTCTTATTAAGGTGGAAGAGAAGGACTTGGGCTGTGACTTTTTTGTTGTAATTGACTGTGAAGGCCTACGAGCTCTTCAAAATGCACCTGTAGAGGAGAGCTTTCACCACGACAATGAGTTGGCAACACTGGTGGTTGGGTTGAGTGACATTGCCATAATTAACATGGCTTTAGGAAGTATCTCAGAAATGGGAAACATTTTGCAGATTGTGACTCATGCATTAATAAGGATGAAAGGAAATAGGCAAAAGCCCAATTGTTTATTGGTCTATCAGACAATGGACAGAGTATCTTCTGGAGGAGAACTTATGTTAAATAGGGAAATGCTTCGTATAGGTGCAGAAAGTAGCAAGTTCCTTCAATTTTATGACGTAATTGATAATTTTTTACCATATCATATTTTGACAGATGATTGGGTTATTCCTCCATTTGATCTCAAAACTTCTTGTTACAGTGAGAAAGTTGTAGAGTTAAGGAAGCATCTACTGCAAATAATAAAAGATCTGTCGCAAAGCGCCAGCTTTCGCAACGTGCAGAACTTTACTGAAGACATGAAGGTTCTATGGAATTCTATAAATCATGAAAATTATATCTTCAGATTTAAAAATATATTAGAAGGAAACATCTACACTGAGCTCTATGAAAAGTTTCTAGAACTGGAATGGAACCTGTGCAGAAAAATGAGCCGGTGGTGGGCCAACATACAAGAAGACACCTCCAAACATCCTCCTGGTGAACTTCATATACATGTCTTAGTCCAAAAGGTATTGACAATGCTGAATGAAGAGGAGAGGATGATGAAGGAATCCCTACAGATTTATTTCACAGGTAACTCAGAAGACATGAATATCCGTATAGCAAAAAAGTTTGAAGCTGAGTTTATGGACAAGATCCAAAGCCTGAGGAGTAAGCTGGAAACCCAGTACATCACCACGTGTTCAAAGATAAAAATTTTAGCAAGTGGGTTAAAAGACACAATTGTAGAGGAATTCACCCGAGAAGAACTAGACCTTCATGAAACCAGTTTTGATGTTGAACTCTACTGGAATGGGGCTGTAACCAAATATCAATCCATGATTGTGTATTATAATGTTCAAGAAGAATTTCTAAAACTCCTGAGACAAGACATGAGGACGAAAGGAAGCAAAATCACTGAGCTGATTCACGGCATCAGCAACTTGTCCGATTACGCTCCCGCAAGTTTGACATATGGTGCAGGATATGCCGATAGATATGGAAATATAAACATGGAGAACGATCCAGCCTACCAAAGCAAAAGGGACAGTATCACTAAATTCTTGCTGGGCAAGTCAAGCAAATACGTCTGGAAAATGATTGCTTCAAAAGCAGAGTATGACTCAGCGCACTGCATGAACCTGCTGAAAATGGTCAATGACGTGATCCATGCGGGCACCATGCCTTATACGGACCTGTTCACATTAAACCTTAAGCTCCAAATCTTGGCACAAGCTGTACCACATTTTCAGAAAATGCAAAAAGACTCCATAAGAGAATGTGTCGCACTGTATGATGTGGAACATTTAAGAGATGAGGCGATATGTTGTCTAAAATATGTGCAAAGAGATAAAATAATCGCCAATAACTATTGTCAAGTTTGTCTGAAACCGGCTGTGGAAGTAAAAGTCAAGAAAATATTGAAACATAGACTTGTCAATGACTTTGCCAACTGTATGTGTGCAGAGAGGAGGCGGATGAGACCCTCCGGGCATCCCCGTGGGCAGAGGTGCATTCACCATCCTCCGGTAGTAGACACTCTGGAGAACATCTGTACCCGTTATACGAATCAAGACGAGATTCGGGTTCTATTAGCGAACATCATTTCTTCAGTCACAGAGGACATTCGGCAGGTGCTAACCCACCCAGACGCCTTGAAAAGAGGGAATATTAGGGACCTTTTGTCAGCTCTGTGGTCAGTCCTACCGGTCCTACCGGGTGTAAGAAGAGACATGTTAAAAGCCCCTTACAGAGTCACAGTTTCAGTTGCACAGTGGGCCTCATATCTGGAATGTTTTGTAAATAAATTAGAAGAACAACTTCAGGAAGAATTCAGATCGAGTATCGAAGAACTTTACATGGAGTGTCCATATCTAATACACTGA